One Etheostoma cragini isolate CJK2018 chromosome 18, CSU_Ecrag_1.0, whole genome shotgun sequence DNA window includes the following coding sequences:
- the LOC117961154 gene encoding terminal nucleotidyltransferase 5A-like yields the protein MDESVESAASDSCSDGESINLSVLNWEQVQRLDTILTGSIPIHGRWSFPTLEVKPRDIVKVVRSRMEEKRIHVREVRLNGSAASYVLHEDSGLGWKDLDLIFCAELKGEMEFQTVKDIVLDSLLDFLPEGVNKEKITPVTLKEAYVQKMVKVCNDSDRWSLISLSNNRGKNVELKFVDSLRRQFEFSVDSFQIRLDSLLLFYECSEHPMAATFHPTILGESVYGDFPTALDHLRKRLICTRRPEEIRGGGLLKYCHLLVRGFRAASETEMKLLQRYMCSRFFIDFPDVNEQRRKLESYLQNHFVDLEDRKYDYLATLYEVVQESTVCLMSHERRQTLSLISSLALRVLAEQNAIPNAANVTCFYQPAPYVSDGNFSNYYVAQVQPIYPRHPSPPQQYIPPHHHHPMYATWLPCN from the exons ATGGACGAGAGTGTTGAGTCTGCAGCGTCCGACAGCTGCTCGGACGGGGAGAGCATCAACCTCAGCGTGCTCAACTGGGAGCAAGTGCAGAGGCTGGATACCATCCTAACCGGCTCCATCCCCATCCATGGCCGGTGGAGTTTCCCCACTCTGGAGGTGAAGCCACGGGATATCGTCAAGGTGGTCCGGAGCCGCATGGAGGAGAAGCGGATACATGTCCGGGAGGTGCGACTGAACGGCTCCGCGGCCAGCTACGTCTTACACGAGGACAGTGGTCTGGGATGGAAAGACCTGGACTTAATATTCTGCGCGGAGCTGAAAGGAGAGATGGAGTTTCAGACAGTTAAAGATATAGTGCTGGACTCTCTTCTAGACTTCTTGCCCGAGGGAGTGAATAAGGAAAAGATCACGCCAGTGACCTTAAAG gaGGCCTATGTGCAAAAGATGGTGAAAGTCTGCAATGACTCAGACCGCTGGAGTCTCATCTCCCTCTCCAACAACCGTGGCAAGAACGTGGAGCTCAAGTTTGTGGACTCTCTTCGACGGCAGTTTGAGTTCAGCGTGGACTCCTTCCAGATTCGTTTGGACTCCCTTCTCCTCTTCTACGAGTGCTCGGAGCACCCCATGGCTGCCACTTTCCACCCCACAATCCTCGGGGAGAGCGTCTACGGCGACTTCCCCACCGCCCTCGATCACCTGCGCAAACGCCTCATCTGCACCCGGAGGCCTGAGGAGATTCGAGGCGGGGGTCTGCTGAAGTACTGCCACCTGCTGGTGCGGGGTTTCCGCGCAGCCTCTGAAACAGAGATGAAGCTGCTGCAGCGCTACATGTGCTCACGCTTCTTCATAGATTTTCCTGATGTGAACGAGCAAAGGAGAAAGCTGGAGTCCTATCTGCAGAACCACTTTGTAGACCTGGAGGACAGGAAGTATGACTATCTGGCCACACTGTACGAAGTGGTGCAAGAAAGCACGGTGTGCCTGATGAGCCATGAGAGGCGTCAGACACTCAGTCTCATCTCTTCGCTGGCGTTGCGGGTCCTGGCCGAGCAGAACGCAATTCCCAACGCCGCCAACGTTACCTGCTTCTATCAGCCGGCTCCGTATGTCTCAGACGGCAACTTCAGCAACTATTACGTAGCGCAGGTTCAGCCCATCTACCCCCGTCATCCCTCGCCTCCCCAGCAGTACAttcctcctcatcatcaccaTCCCATGTATGCCACCTGGTTGCCCTGTAACTAA